The genomic segment CGCGCCGGGTGGTGAACGCCCCGCTCGGCCTGCTCGACCAGCTCGGGGACCAGCTGTCGTTCTACATCCGCGCGCTGGCCTGGGTTCCGCAGTCGCTGCGCAAGTACATGAAGGAGACGATGCGGCTGCTCGCCGAGGTGAGCTTCGGCTCCGGCGCGCTCGCCGTGATCGGCGGCACGGTCGGCGTGATGGTCGGCCTGACCGTGTTCACCGGTGTGGTGGTCGGCCTGCAGGGCTTCGCCGCGCTGGACCAGATCGGCACCGCGGCCTTCGCCGGGTTCGCCTCCGCCTACATCAACACCCGCGAGATCGCGCCGCTGGTCGCCGGGCTGGCGCTGTCGGCGACGGTCGGCGCCGGGTTCACCGCCCAGCTGGGCGCGATGCGCATCTCCGAGGAGATCGACGCGCTGGAAGTGATGGGCGTGCCGAGCCTGCCGTACCTGGTCACCACCCGGATCATCGCCGGGTTCATCGCGGTGATCCCGCTGTACATCATCGGGCTGCTGATGTCCTACCTCGGCTCGCGAATAGTCACGGTGTACTTCTACGGGCAGTCCGCGGGCACCTACGACCACTACTTCAACCTGTTCCTGCCACCCGAAGACGTGTTCATCTCCTTCATCAAGGTGCTGATCTTCGCGGTGATCATCATCCTGTCGCACTGCTACTACGGCTACCGCGCCAGCGGCGGCCCCGCCGGCGTCGGCGTGGCCGTCGGCCGGGCGGTGCGGACCACGATCGTCACCGTGGCGATCGTCAACTTCTTCATCGGGTTCGCCATCTGGGGGACCACCACGACGGTGAGGATCGCCGGATGAGCACCCTTCGCAAGCGGCTGCTCGGGCTCGCGTTCATCGTGGTGATGATCGGCGGGGTCACCCTGAGCATCGCCATGTACAACAAGGCCTTCAGCACCTTCGTGCACGTCAGGCTGCAGGCCGACAAGGTGGGCAACCAGCTGGCCCGCCAGTCGGACGTCAAGGTCCGCGGGCTGATCGTCGGCGTGGTCTCCGACATCGCGCCCACGCCGGACGGCTCCGAGCTGACCCTGGAGCTGGAGCCGGAGTCGGCGCAGCTGATCCCCGCCAACGTCTCCGCGCGGTTCCTGCCGAAGACGCTGTTCGGCGAGCGGTTCGTCTCGCTGGAGATCCCGGAGAACGCCGACCAGACCCGGATCGCCGACGGTGACGTGATCCCGCAGGACCGCAGTTCCAGCGCGGTCGAGCTGTCGCAGGCCTTCGAGCACCTGCTCCCGGTGCTGCAGGCGGTGCAGCCGCAGA from the Amycolatopsis magusensis genome contains:
- a CDS encoding MlaE family ABC transporter permease, which codes for MAIRHAFGEGARRVVNAPLGLLDQLGDQLSFYIRALAWVPQSLRKYMKETMRLLAEVSFGSGALAVIGGTVGVMVGLTVFTGVVVGLQGFAALDQIGTAAFAGFASAYINTREIAPLVAGLALSATVGAGFTAQLGAMRISEEIDALEVMGVPSLPYLVTTRIIAGFIAVIPLYIIGLLMSYLGSRIVTVYFYGQSAGTYDHYFNLFLPPEDVFISFIKVLIFAVIIILSHCYYGYRASGGPAGVGVAVGRAVRTTIVTVAIVNFFIGFAIWGTTTTVRIAG